One genomic region from Sciurus carolinensis chromosome 2, mSciCar1.2, whole genome shotgun sequence encodes:
- the Ltk gene encoding LOW QUALITY PROTEIN: leukocyte tyrosine kinase receptor (The sequence of the model RefSeq protein was modified relative to this genomic sequence to represent the inferred CDS: inserted 1 base in 1 codon), with the protein MAFATDQGVLIPAEARTFTVKALFSGAILCCSSGSQTPYLSSSPLLLPISSPWDSEVTAPPSGLEPAYPTHSLGNEGPWLFSTCGASGRWGPTQTQCDWAYAGTSVVVNVGTEGPLKGVQLWRAPGTGQYLISAYGAAGGKGAKNHLSRAHGVFVSAVFFLGRGEQLYILVGQQGEDACPGGSPESQLVCLGESPSAEELTATDETERVRRSQRWAGGGGGGGGATYVFRLRAGELEPLLVAAGGGGRAYLRRQDRGRTQVAPEKLENRSAAPGSGGRGGAAGGGGGWTSRALSQQSGRSLKEGAEGGQGCAEARATLGWAAAGGFGGGGGACTAGGGGGGYRGGDASETDIFWADGEDGVSFIHPRSELYLQPLAVIENHGEVEIRRHHNCSHCSLKDCQWQAELQITECMCPEGMELAVDNITCRDLPTPSSPLVLMVAVVVTLTLSLLMVCGVLILVNQKWWQGLWGSRLPNPELELSKLRTSTIRTAPNPYYCQVGLGLIQSWPLXPGLTEVSPANVTLLRALGHGAFGEVYEGLVIGLPGESSPLQVAIKTLPELCSHQDELDFLMEALIISKFSHQNIVRCVGLSLRAVPRLILLELMSGGDMKSFLRESRPHLGQPSPLAMQDLLQLAQDIAQGCYYLEENHFIHRDIAARNCLLSCTGPSRVAKIGDFGMARDIYRASYYRKGGQALLPVKWMPPEALLEGIFTSKTDSWSFGVLLWEIFSLGYMPYPGHTNQEVLDFVIAGSRMDPPRGCPGPVYRIMTQCWQHQPELRPNFASILERLQYCTQDPDVLNSPLPMELKPALEDEGASGLGNGSSEGLRSLKPQDLTPENLKNWGRRPLDPLLSTGLKPFKSRDLQPRNLWNPTYGSWVPPMALGSQGTLIEDSGTDLSNCSSLYPFPGF; encoded by the exons ATGGCGTTCGCGACAGACCAGGGCGTACTGATTCCTGCCGAGGCTCGAACCTTCACGGTCAAAGCTCTCTTCTCTG GCGCCATTCTCTGCTGCAGCTCCGGGTCCCAGACTCCGTATCTTTCATCCTCGCCCCTGCTGCTACCAATTTCCAGCCCCTGGGATTCGGAAGTCACTGCCCCGCCTAGTGGACTTGAGCCAGCTTACCCCACACATTCTCTAG gCAACGAGGGGCCTTGGCTGTTCTCCACCTGCGGGGCCAGTGGCCGATGGGGCCCCACACAAACACAATGTGATTGGGCATACGCGGGAACCAGTGTGGTTGTGAACGTGGGGACCGAGGGGCCTCTGAAAGGCGTGCAGCTGTGGCGGGCGCCAGGCACCGGCCAGTATCT GATCTCAGCCTACGGAGCCGCAGGCGGCAAAGGCGCCAAGAACCACCTGTCGCGGGCGCATGGCGTCTTCGTCTCAGCGGTCTTCTTCCTAGGTCGCGGGGAGCAGCTGTACATCCTAGTGGGGCAGCAGGGAGAGGACGCCTGTCCGGGA GGGAGCCCGGAGAGCCAACTCGTCTGCCTCGGAGAGTCTCCGTCCGCTGAAGAGCTTACGGCGACGGATGAGACCGAAAGAGTCCGGAGGTCGCAGCGCTGGGCAGGAGGTGGTGGGGGTGGCGGGGGCGCCACGTACGTCTTCCGG CTACGAGCCGGCGAGCTAGAGCCGCTGCTGGTGGCTGCCGGAGGCGGAGGTCGGGCCTACCTGAGGCGGCAGGACAGAGGCCGGACTCAGGTCGCCCCTGAGAAACTGGAGAACCGCTCGGCGGCGCCTGGGAGCGGCGGGAGAGGCGGCGCGGCAG GTGGAGGGGGCGGCTGGACGTCGCGGGCCCTCTCTCAGCAGTCTGGCCGCTCACTGAAGGAGGGAGCAGAGGGCGGCCAGGGCTGTGCCGAGGCCAGAGCTACACTTGGCTGGGCTGCAGCTGGAGGCTTCGGGGGCGGTGGTGGGGCCTGCACTGCCGGCGGAGGAGGCGGCGGCTACCGGG GGGGTGATGCCTCAGAGACTGACATCTTCTGGGCTGATGGGGAAGATGGAGTATCTTTCATACACCCCCGCAGTGAACTCTACCTGCAGCCTCTGGCAG TCATAGAGAACCATGGAGAGGTGGAAATCCGAAGGCACCACAATTGCAGTCATTGTTCTTTGAAAGACTGCCAGTGGCAGGCTGAGCTCCAGATTACTGAATGCATGTGCCCAGAGGGCATGGAGCTAGCTGTGGATAACATCACTTGCAGAG aCCTGCCTACCCCCTCAAGCCCTCTGGTTCTGATGGTGGCTGTGGTGGTGACCTTGACACTGAGCCTCCTTATGGTGTGTGGGGTCCTGATTTTGG tGAACCAGAAGTGGTGGCAGGGCCTATGGGGGTCAAGGCTGCCAAATCCTGAGCTTGAGCTGAGCAAGCTTCGAACCTCTACCATCAGGACAGCCCCCAATCCCTATTACTGCCAGGTAGGGCTTGGCCTGATCCAGTCGTGGCCTC CCCCAGGGCTCACCGAGGTTTCCCCTGCCAATGTCACTCTGCTCAG AGCCCTGGGCCACGGTGCCTTTGGGGAGGTGTATGAGGGACTGGTAATTGGCCTTCCTGGGGAATCCAGCCCCCTACAGGTGGCAATCAAG ACTCTGCCAGAGCTCTGCTCTCATCAGGATGAGTTGGACTTTCTCATGGAGGCGCTCATCATCAG TAAGTTCAGCCATCAGAACATTGTGCGCTGTGTGGGGCTCAGTCTTCGGGCAGTGCCTCGCCTCATTCTGCTGGAACTGATGTCTGGAGGGGACATGAAGAGTTTCCTAAGGGAGAGTCGTCCCCACCTG GGCCAGCCATCACCTCTGGCCATGCAGGACCTGCTGCAGCTGGCCCAGGACATAGCCCAGGGCTGCTACTACCTGGAGGAAAATCACTTCATTCACAG GGACATTGCAGCCAGGAACTGCCTGCTGAGCTGCACTGGGCCCAGCCGAGTTGCCAAGATTGGGGACTTTGGGATGGCAAGAGATATCTACAG GGCCAGTTATTACCGCAAGGGGGGGCAAGCCTTGCTCCCAGTCAAGTGGATGCCCCCAGAGGCCCTTCTAGAGGGCATCTTCACATCCAAGACAGACTCCTG GTCTTTTGGGGTACTACTCTGGGAGATCTTCTCACTGGGTTATATGCCCTACCCTGGGCATACCAACCAAGAGGTGCTGGACTTCGTCATTGCAGGGAGCCGAATGGACCCTCCTAGGGGTTGTCCAGGGCCTGT GTACCGCATCATGACCCAGTGTTGGCAGCATCAACCTGAGCTCCGCCCCAACTTTGCCAGCATCTTGGAGCGCCTTCAGTACTGTACTCAG GACCCCGATGTGCTTAATTCACCACTGCCAATGGAGCTGAAGCCCGCTCTAGAGGATGAAGGGGCTTCTGGCCTAGGGAATGGGTCCTCAGAGGGCCTAAGATCTCTAAAACCCCAGGACCTGACTCCAGAGAATTTGAAAAACTGGGGAAGGAGGCCTCTTGACCCTCTGCTGTCCACTGGTCTCAAGCCCTTCAAATCCCGAGACCTCCAACCTCGGAACCTTTGGAATCCCACCTATGGCTCTTGGGTCCCACCTATGGCTCTTGGGTCCCAAGGAACCCTGATTGAGGACTCAGGCACTGATCTTAGCAACTGCTCCTCCCTGTACCCCTTTCCAGGCTTCTAG
- the Itpka gene encoding inositol-trisphosphate 3-kinase A isoform X2 — MTLPGGPTGMARPGNAGSCSPGLERAPRRSVGELRLLFEARCAAVAAAAAAGEPRARGAKRRGGQVPNGLPRASPARVIPQLTVTAEEPDLPPASPGPPESERDWLPAVGSHLQQPRRLSTSSLSSTGSSSLLEDSEDDLLSDSESRSRGNVQLETGEDVVQKSHWQKIRTMVNLPVMSPFKKRYAWVQLAGHTGKTYLEEELTKARERPKLRKDMYKKMLAVDPAAPTEEEHAQRAVTKPRYMQWREGISSSTTLGFRIEGIKKADGSCSTDFKTTRSREQVTRVFEEFVQGDTEVLRMYLNRLQQIRDTLEVSEFFRRHEVIGSSLLFVHDHCHRAGVWLIDFGKTTPLPDGQILDHRRPWEEGNREDGYLLGLDNLITILASLAER, encoded by the exons ATGACCCTGCCTGGGGGCCCGACGGGCATGGCTCGACCGGGAAACGCGGGGTCCTGCAGTCCTGGGCTCGAACGGGCCCCGCGCCGGAGTGTCGGAGAGCTGCGCCTGCTCTTCGAGGCGCGCTGCGCCGCGGTTGCTGCCGCTGCCGCCGCAGGGGAACCCCGGGCCCGTGGAGCCAAGCGGCGTGGGGGACAGGTCCCAAACGGGCTTCCGCGGGCTTCCCCGGCCCGGGTTATCCCGCAGCTGACCGTGACAGCCGAGGAACCGGACCTACCCCCGGCCAGCCCTGGGCCGCCCGAGTCGGAGCGTGACTGGCTCCCAGCAGTGGGCTCGCACCTGCAACAGCCACGCCGCCTTTCCACCTCGTCGCTTTCCTCCACCGGCTCCTCGTCGTTGCTCGAGGACTCGGAGGACGATCTGCTGAGCGACAGCGAGAGCCGGAGCCGCGGCAACGTGCAGCTGGAAACAGGCGAGGACGTGGTTCAG AAAAGCCACTGGCAAAAGATCCGGACCATGGTGAATCTGCCAGTCATGAGCCCTTTCAAGAAGCGCTATGCCTGGGTGCAGCTGGCGGGACACACGGGTAA GACTTACCTGGAGGAGGAACTGACCAAGGCCCGAGAGCGGCCCAAACTTCGGAAGGACATGTACAAGAAGATGCTGGCTGTGGATCCTGCAGCTCCCACTGAGGAGGAGCATGCGCAGCGGGCTGTCACGAAGCCTCGCTACATGCAGTGGCGGGAAGGCATCAGCTCCAGTACCACACTTGGCTTCCGTATCGAGGGCATTAAG AAAGCAGATGGCTCCTGCAGCACTGACTTCAAGACTACACGAAGCCGGGAGCAAGTGACTCGAGTCTTTGAGGAGTTTGTACAAGGAGATACAGAAGTGCTG AGAATGTATCTGAACCGCTTGCAGCAGATCCGAGATACCCTGGAGGTCTCTGAGTTCTTTCGAAGGCACGAG GTGATTGGCAGCTCTCTCCTGTTTGTGCATGATCATTGCCATCGTGCCGGCGTGTGGCTCATCGACTTTGGCAAGACCACTCCCCTTCCCGATGGCCAGATCCTGGACCACCGTCGGCCCTGGGAGGAGGGCAACCGTGAGGACGGCTATTTGCTGGGGCTGGACAATCTCATTACCATCCTGGCCAGCCTTGCTGAGAGATGA
- the Itpka gene encoding inositol-trisphosphate 3-kinase A isoform X1 → MTLPGGPTGMARPGNAGSCSPGLERAPRRSVGELRLLFEARCAAVAAAAAAGEPRARGAKRRGGQVPNGLPRASPARVIPQLTVTAEEPDLPPASPGPPESERDWLPAVGSHLQQPRRLSTSSLSSTGSSSLLEDSEDDLLSDSESRSRGNVQLETGEDVVQKSHWQKIRTMVNLPVMSPFKKRYAWVQLAGHTGSFKAAGTSGLILKRSSEPERYCLARLMADALRGCVPAFHGVVERDGESYLQLQDLLDGFDGPCVLDCKMGVRTYLEEELTKARERPKLRKDMYKKMLAVDPAAPTEEEHAQRAVTKPRYMQWREGISSSTTLGFRIEGIKKADGSCSTDFKTTRSREQVTRVFEEFVQGDTEVLRMYLNRLQQIRDTLEVSEFFRRHEVIGSSLLFVHDHCHRAGVWLIDFGKTTPLPDGQILDHRRPWEEGNREDGYLLGLDNLITILASLAER, encoded by the exons ATGACCCTGCCTGGGGGCCCGACGGGCATGGCTCGACCGGGAAACGCGGGGTCCTGCAGTCCTGGGCTCGAACGGGCCCCGCGCCGGAGTGTCGGAGAGCTGCGCCTGCTCTTCGAGGCGCGCTGCGCCGCGGTTGCTGCCGCTGCCGCCGCAGGGGAACCCCGGGCCCGTGGAGCCAAGCGGCGTGGGGGACAGGTCCCAAACGGGCTTCCGCGGGCTTCCCCGGCCCGGGTTATCCCGCAGCTGACCGTGACAGCCGAGGAACCGGACCTACCCCCGGCCAGCCCTGGGCCGCCCGAGTCGGAGCGTGACTGGCTCCCAGCAGTGGGCTCGCACCTGCAACAGCCACGCCGCCTTTCCACCTCGTCGCTTTCCTCCACCGGCTCCTCGTCGTTGCTCGAGGACTCGGAGGACGATCTGCTGAGCGACAGCGAGAGCCGGAGCCGCGGCAACGTGCAGCTGGAAACAGGCGAGGACGTGGTTCAG AAAAGCCACTGGCAAAAGATCCGGACCATGGTGAATCTGCCAGTCATGAGCCCTTTCAAGAAGCGCTATGCCTGGGTGCAGCTGGCGGGACACACGG GGAGTTTCAAGGCTGCTGGCACGAGTGGGCTGATTTTGAAGCGCAGCTCAGAGCCTGAGCGCTACTGCCTGGCGCGGCTGATGGCTGATGCGCTGCGTGGCTGTGTGCCTGCCTTCCACGGCGTTGTTGAGCGCGATGGCGAAAGCTACTTGCAATTGCAGGACCTGCTTGACGGCTTCGACGGACCCTGCGTGCTTGATTGCAAGATGGGCGTCAG GACTTACCTGGAGGAGGAACTGACCAAGGCCCGAGAGCGGCCCAAACTTCGGAAGGACATGTACAAGAAGATGCTGGCTGTGGATCCTGCAGCTCCCACTGAGGAGGAGCATGCGCAGCGGGCTGTCACGAAGCCTCGCTACATGCAGTGGCGGGAAGGCATCAGCTCCAGTACCACACTTGGCTTCCGTATCGAGGGCATTAAG AAAGCAGATGGCTCCTGCAGCACTGACTTCAAGACTACACGAAGCCGGGAGCAAGTGACTCGAGTCTTTGAGGAGTTTGTACAAGGAGATACAGAAGTGCTG AGAATGTATCTGAACCGCTTGCAGCAGATCCGAGATACCCTGGAGGTCTCTGAGTTCTTTCGAAGGCACGAG GTGATTGGCAGCTCTCTCCTGTTTGTGCATGATCATTGCCATCGTGCCGGCGTGTGGCTCATCGACTTTGGCAAGACCACTCCCCTTCCCGATGGCCAGATCCTGGACCACCGTCGGCCCTGGGAGGAGGGCAACCGTGAGGACGGCTATTTGCTGGGGCTGGACAATCTCATTACCATCCTGGCCAGCCTTGCTGAGAGATGA